One genomic segment of Belonocnema kinseyi isolate 2016_QV_RU_SX_M_011 chromosome 2, B_treatae_v1, whole genome shotgun sequence includes these proteins:
- the LOC117168321 gene encoding KRAB-A domain-containing protein 2-like → MSFPGHPKKGVVMKPFLFKEINARAQVDLICMQPCKDGNYKFILNYQDHLTKFVMLRTLKTKAAQEVTYSLLGIFCTLGTPSVLQSDNRREFSNRFIESLKEMWPDLSIVHGKPIHSQGQGNIERANQDVENMLVAWLEENNSKK, encoded by the coding sequence ATGTCTTTTCCAGGTCATCCTAAAAAAGGCGTGGTTATGAAGCCGTTCCTTTTTAAAGAGATTAACGCAAGAGCGCAAGTTGATCTAATTTGCATGCAACCTTGCAAAGACGGGAATTACAAATTCATTCTCAACTATCAAGATCATTTGACAAAATTCGTGATGCTTCGTACCTTGAAGACGAAAGCAGCTCAAGAAGTGACGTATTCTTTACTCGGCATATTCTGTACGTTAGGAACTCCTTCTGTCCTTCAATCTGACAATAGGCGAGAGTTTTCTAACCGTTTCATTGAATCACTGAAAGAAATGTGGCCGGATTTATCAATAGTTCACGGAAAACCTATACATTCACAAGGTCAAGGTAATATTGAAAGAGCCAATCAGGATGTGGAGAACATGCTTGTTGCATGGCTGGAAGAAAACAACTCGAAGAAATGA